A DNA window from Caulobacter mirabilis contains the following coding sequences:
- a CDS encoding phosphotransferase: protein MADAAPSAQELNSGTKPVDERYRLDEAKLEAWLKANVEGFQGPLEIRQFKGGQSNPTYQLVTPNQRYVLRRKPPGKLLPSAHAVDREYRVIEALGRTGFPVAKAYALCMDEDVIGTIFYVMDSVDGRILWDLTLPDSQPNDRRAIYQAQIETLARLHNTDYEAIGLGDYGKPGNYFSRQIDRWTKQYKASETSSIASMNRLMEWLPATTPTDDDRTSIVHGDYRLDNMILHPTEPRVAAVLDWELSTLGNPLADFSYFLMHWVMPGGERTSLGGIADPKAWGIPTIEEAVEQYCALTGRSGLPDLDWYFAYNLFRLAGICQGIVGRVRDGTAASAHAQTMEARVPILADAALSFAKKAGA from the coding sequence ATGGCCGACGCCGCGCCCTCCGCCCAGGAGCTCAACTCCGGCACCAAGCCGGTCGACGAACGGTATCGCCTGGACGAGGCCAAGCTGGAAGCCTGGCTCAAGGCCAATGTCGAGGGCTTCCAGGGACCGCTGGAGATCCGTCAGTTCAAGGGCGGGCAGTCGAACCCGACCTACCAGCTGGTCACGCCGAACCAGCGCTATGTCCTTCGCCGCAAACCGCCGGGCAAGCTGCTGCCGTCGGCGCACGCCGTCGATCGCGAGTACCGGGTCATCGAGGCCCTGGGCCGCACCGGCTTTCCCGTCGCCAAGGCCTACGCCCTGTGCATGGACGAGGACGTCATCGGCACCATCTTCTACGTCATGGACAGCGTCGACGGCCGGATCCTCTGGGACCTGACCCTGCCCGACTCCCAGCCGAACGATCGACGGGCGATCTACCAGGCCCAGATCGAGACCCTGGCCCGCCTGCACAACACCGACTACGAGGCCATCGGCCTGGGCGACTATGGCAAGCCCGGCAACTACTTCAGCCGGCAGATCGACCGCTGGACCAAGCAATACAAGGCCTCCGAGACCAGCAGCATCGCCTCGATGAACCGGCTGATGGAATGGCTGCCGGCGACCACTCCGACCGATGACGACCGCACCTCGATCGTCCACGGCGACTATCGTCTGGACAACATGATCCTGCACCCGACCGAGCCGAGGGTCGCCGCGGTGCTCGATTGGGAGCTGTCGACCCTGGGCAACCCGCTGGCCGATTTCAGCTACTTCCTGATGCACTGGGTGATGCCGGGCGGCGAGCGGACCTCGCTGGGCGGCATCGCCGACCCGAAGGCCTGGGGCATTCCGACCATCGAGGAGGCCGTCGAGCAGTATTGCGCCCTGACCGGGCGCAGCGGCCTGCCGGACCTGGATTGGTACTTCGCCTACAATCTCTTCCGCCTGGCCGGCATCTGCCAGGGAATCGTCGGTCGGGTTCGCGACGGCACCGCCGCCAGCGCCCATGCGCAAACCATGGAAGCTCGCGTGCCGATCCTGGCCGACGCGGCGCTGAGCTTCGCCAAGAAAGCAGGAGCATAG
- the purD gene encoding phosphoribosylamine--glycine ligase, whose translation MNILLVGSGGREHALAWKIAQSPLLKRLVAAPGNPGFASLCETRPVRVTDVDGLVTLAQEIAADLVVVGPESSLEVGLADRLAALGIPCFGPTAAAAQLETSKAFTKDFCARHSLPTAAYGVFETADDAGRFLDAQTAPYVIKADGLAAGKGVVIAQTREEADAAIADMLGGRFGTAGARVVVEEFMHGEEASFFALCDGETAIPFGFAQDHKRAYDGDQGPNTGGMGTYSPAPVLTPELARRAFDECVLPAVKGMAAEGNPYRGVLYAGLMLTETGPRLVEFNARFGDPECQVLMLRLADDIVPYLLAAATGTLSSKPAPKWRDESAICVVYAAEGYPDAPVSGAEIRGAEADFGAEAVVFHAGTSRDVDGALRASGGRVLNVCALGATLHEARDIAYAALGAIDFPGGFYRNDIGWRAL comes from the coding sequence ATGAACATCCTGCTCGTCGGTTCCGGCGGTCGCGAACACGCGCTGGCCTGGAAGATCGCCCAGTCTCCGCTCTTGAAGCGGCTCGTCGCCGCGCCCGGCAATCCGGGCTTCGCGAGCCTTTGCGAGACGCGCCCGGTCAGGGTCACCGACGTGGATGGCCTGGTCACCCTGGCGCAGGAGATCGCGGCCGACCTGGTGGTCGTGGGCCCCGAGTCCTCGCTGGAGGTCGGCCTTGCCGATCGCCTGGCGGCCCTGGGCATTCCCTGCTTCGGCCCGACCGCCGCCGCCGCCCAGCTGGAAACCTCGAAGGCCTTCACCAAGGACTTCTGCGCGCGCCACAGCCTGCCGACGGCCGCCTACGGCGTGTTCGAGACCGCGGACGACGCCGGCCGGTTCCTGGACGCCCAGACCGCTCCCTATGTGATCAAGGCCGATGGCCTGGCCGCCGGCAAGGGCGTGGTCATCGCCCAGACTCGTGAAGAGGCCGACGCCGCCATCGCCGACATGCTGGGCGGTCGCTTCGGCACGGCCGGCGCCCGCGTGGTGGTCGAGGAGTTCATGCACGGCGAGGAAGCCTCGTTCTTCGCCCTGTGCGACGGCGAGACCGCGATCCCCTTCGGCTTCGCCCAGGATCACAAGCGGGCCTACGACGGCGACCAGGGTCCGAACACCGGCGGCATGGGCACCTACAGCCCCGCCCCTGTCCTGACGCCCGAGCTGGCCAGACGCGCCTTCGACGAATGCGTCCTGCCGGCGGTGAAGGGCATGGCGGCCGAGGGCAATCCCTATCGCGGGGTCCTCTACGCCGGCCTGATGCTGACCGAGACCGGCCCGCGGCTCGTCGAGTTCAACGCCCGCTTCGGTGATCCGGAATGTCAGGTTCTGATGCTGAGGCTGGCGGACGACATCGTCCCCTACCTGCTGGCGGCGGCGACCGGGACGCTCTCCTCCAAGCCGGCGCCGAAATGGCGCGACGAGAGCGCCATCTGTGTCGTCTACGCCGCCGAGGGATATCCCGACGCTCCGGTCTCGGGCGCGGAGATCAGGGGCGCCGAGGCCGATTTCGGCGCCGAGGCCGTGGTCTTCCATGCCGGCACGAGCCGCGACGTCGACGGCGCACTGCGCGCCAGCGGCGGCCGTGTGCTGAACGTCTGCGCGCTCGGCGCCACGCTGCACGAGGCTCGCGACATCGCCTATGCGGCGCTCGGCGCCATCGACTTCCCGGGCGGCTTCTACCGAAATGACATCGGATGGCGGGCGCTCTAG
- the phoB gene encoding phosphate regulon transcriptional regulator PhoB: MTPTVLVVEDEDALATLLQYNLEKEGYRVIHAGDGEEALILTQEQQPDLVVLDWMLPKVSGIEVCRRLRQRPESRNLPILMLTARGEESDRVRGLDTGADDYVVKPFAMTELTARIRAVMRRIRPGLAEDRVTFGDIVIDRVAHRVKRDGKEVHLGPTEFRLLDHLMQYPGRVFSREQLLDAVWGSDVYVEARTVDVHIGRLRKALNRDSDMDPIRTVRSAGYSLDLEG, from the coding sequence ATGACGCCCACGGTTCTCGTGGTCGAGGATGAGGACGCCCTCGCCACCCTGCTTCAGTACAATCTCGAGAAGGAAGGCTACCGGGTCATCCACGCCGGCGACGGCGAGGAGGCGCTGATCCTCACCCAGGAGCAGCAGCCGGATCTGGTGGTGCTCGACTGGATGCTGCCCAAGGTCTCGGGGATCGAGGTCTGCCGCCGCCTGCGCCAGCGCCCGGAAAGCCGCAACCTGCCGATCCTGATGCTCACCGCCCGCGGCGAGGAGAGCGATCGGGTCCGCGGCCTGGACACCGGCGCCGACGACTACGTCGTGAAGCCCTTCGCCATGACCGAGCTGACCGCCCGCATCCGCGCGGTCATGCGCCGGATCCGGCCGGGTCTGGCCGAGGATCGCGTGACCTTCGGCGACATCGTCATCGATCGCGTCGCCCACCGGGTGAAGCGCGACGGCAAGGAAGTCCACCTCGGACCGACCGAGTTCCGCCTGCTGGATCACCTGATGCAGTACCCGGGCCGGGTGTTCAGCCGCGAGCAGCTGCTGGACGCGGTCTGGGGCAGCGACGTCTATGTCGAGGCCCGCACCGTCGACGTGCACATCGGTCGCCTGCGCAAGGCTCTGAACCGCGACAGCGACATGGACCCGATCCGCACGGTGCGCTCGGCCGGCTACTCGCTGGACCTCGAAGGCTAG
- the phoU gene encoding phosphate signaling complex protein PhoU encodes MNEHIVKSFEEELNQLAAEVVRMGGLAEAQVQEAIGAFSRRDVPLAQAIVGRDEKLDALEADIERSAIRLIALRQPMANDLRRAMAAMKIAMNLERCGDLAKNIAKRTQILAESDPAGPVTRSIERMGKLVAARLKEVLDAYTASEVDRAVAVWTRDTEVDEHYESLFRELLTYMMGDPRMITPGAHLLFVAKNLERIGDHATNIAEIVHYEITGREIVSERPKMDALTQ; translated from the coding sequence ATGAACGAGCATATCGTCAAATCCTTCGAGGAAGAGCTGAACCAGCTGGCCGCCGAGGTGGTCCGCATGGGCGGGCTCGCCGAGGCCCAGGTGCAGGAGGCCATCGGCGCCTTCTCCCGCCGCGACGTTCCGCTGGCCCAGGCGATCGTCGGCCGCGACGAGAAGCTGGACGCGCTGGAGGCCGACATCGAGCGCTCCGCGATCCGGCTGATCGCCCTGCGCCAGCCGATGGCCAACGACCTGCGCCGAGCCATGGCGGCCATGAAGATCGCCATGAACCTGGAGCGCTGCGGCGACCTGGCCAAGAACATCGCCAAGCGCACCCAGATCCTCGCCGAATCGGACCCGGCCGGCCCGGTCACCCGCTCGATCGAGCGGATGGGCAAACTGGTCGCCGCCCGCCTGAAGGAAGTTCTCGACGCCTACACGGCTTCCGAGGTCGACCGCGCGGTGGCCGTCTGGACCCGCGACACCGAGGTGGACGAGCACTACGAGAGCCTGTTCCGCGAGCTGCTCACCTACATGATGGGCGACCCGCGGATGATCACGCCCGGCGCTCACCTGCTGTTCGTTGCCAAGAACCTCGAGCGGATCGGCGACCACGCGACCAACATCGCCGAAATCGTGCACTATGAGATCACCGGCCGTGAGATCGTCTCCGAGCGGCCCAAGATGGATGCCCTGACGCAATGA
- the pstB gene encoding phosphate ABC transporter ATP-binding protein PstB, with translation MTVQQPLIRTAAPHTHTTAPVDATKITVRDVNVFYGEKQALDSVSIDIPGKAVTAFIGPSGCGKSTFLRCINRMNDTIPGARVEGRIEIDGEDVNDKSVDPVILRAKVGMVFQKPNPFPKTIFENVAYGPRIHGLSSSKSELEGIVEASLKKAGLWGEVSDRLHQPGTGLSGGQQQRLVIARAIAVQPEVILMDEPCSALDPIATARIEELIDELRQQYCIVIVTHSMAQAARVSQRTAFFHMGKLIEHGSTEEIFTNPREPRTQDYITGRTG, from the coding sequence ATGACCGTCCAACAGCCCCTGATCCGCACCGCCGCGCCGCATACGCACACGACCGCGCCGGTCGACGCGACCAAGATCACGGTCCGCGACGTCAACGTCTTCTACGGCGAGAAACAGGCCCTCGACTCGGTGTCGATCGACATCCCGGGCAAGGCCGTGACCGCCTTCATCGGCCCGTCGGGCTGCGGCAAGTCGACCTTCCTGCGGTGCATCAACCGCATGAACGACACCATCCCCGGCGCCCGCGTCGAGGGCCGCATCGAGATCGACGGCGAGGACGTCAACGACAAGTCCGTCGACCCGGTGATCCTGCGCGCCAAGGTCGGGATGGTCTTCCAGAAGCCCAACCCCTTCCCCAAGACGATCTTCGAGAACGTCGCCTACGGCCCGCGCATCCACGGCCTGTCGTCCAGCAAGAGCGAGCTGGAAGGCATCGTCGAGGCCTCGCTGAAGAAGGCCGGCCTCTGGGGCGAGGTCTCCGACCGTCTGCACCAGCCGGGCACCGGCCTGTCGGGCGGCCAGCAGCAGCGCCTGGTCATCGCCCGCGCCATCGCCGTGCAGCCGGAAGTGATCCTGATGGACGAGCCCTGCTCGGCCCTGGACCCGATCGCCACCGCCCGCATCGAGGAACTGATCGACGAGCTGCGCCAGCAGTACTGCATCGTCATCGTCACCCACTCGATGGCCCAGGCCGCCCGCGTCTCGCAGCGCACCGCCTTCTTCCACATGGGCAAGCTGATCGAGCACGGCTCGACCGAAGAGATCTTCACCAACCCGCGCGAACCGCGCACCCAGGACTACATCACCGGCCGCACCGGCTGA